Genomic segment of Malus domestica chromosome 15, GDT2T_hap1:
AGTCCAAGACTCCTCCGACTTGGGCTCCGCTCTCACAAGGTCCTTCTCTGCAATTTTCTTTTCGATAAGTTCATTTTTTGCCCCATTTCTGCACATTTATTTTCTTGAgttcttttgtttttccaagTGAATGATGACTGAATTAGTATCCGGGTTTTTAGTCCGTAGCGAAATTTGACCGTTACATTGTTTTGTTTGAATTGCAAGTAATGGAGTGAATTGGGTGTTATGATATCCTGTATTTTGTTTCATCCTTGTCTTTTTTCTATATGTTTACAGTTTTTGTTTCATGAGCTAAGTTTTTTCAATTGAAACTCGAAATGGGTTTTGTAAAAAGGGGCTGCATTGTGCTGTTCCATTATCTGTTTTTGGTTCTCTTTGATGCTTGTGCTGTATGGAATGAAGTgtttatctttttgttttctcgaaaataatttactttttcatttttcatctgACATCATTCAGATTATACTTAGCCAGTGTTATGGAGACCGTATactataaaggtcgtacccagtgcacaaggctcccgctttacgcagggtctgggagaggtgaatgtcggctagccttacccccatttatggagaggctgctcccaagtctcgaacccgagacctaccgctcatgggcgaaggcacttgccatcgcaccaagtgcgacctctatgaTATGTTAATTTTCCCCAAATGATATGTTAATTTTCATGTTCATGTTCATGTCatccaatttttatttttcatctttACCGTTGCATTTTGTTTCTTAATAATGCTACTGGGATTATCTGCAttctttgatttattttattttagatttGTTCGCAATACtgaaatatcttttttttttgtgattgtgTAACTTGATTCCTTCGATCATGAAGTAATCTTTTTGAACTGTGAATCACCTATTCTGGTTATGCAGAGTAACTGACATTAATTTCCCCCCTCAGATTAGGTGGGAGTTTGACGGTTCAAGACTTGAATGCCATTATACGCCATTTGGGGACGAAGAAAAGATGGCATGATCTTTCCCAGGTGCTATGACTTTGAAAATCTAAATgttactattataattattatattttgttAGTGAATATTTTATATTTGGTGCAAcctgttttatttatttctgtttaacatttaatatttatttaacaCCAATATCAGATTGCAAAAGCCTTCCGGACTTCTTTTTGGTTTCATGATTTCTTGCAAGTAATGTATGCTGTTTTAGTGTACTTGTCTGTGTTGCTAAGCTTTTCGATCATGCAGTTTATATTCAGTTTTCATTCCTTATGTCTCCAATAGTGTGCTAAGAAGTAGTGTGCTAAGAAAAAGCATGTTGGTGGTTTTCCTCTCACTCCCTCTCTCCAGTCGTGTGTACATGCTCCTGTTAACAAAACATATATGTTGTTGTCCTTTTTGTCTTTGAATGTTGTACCCAAAATTATTGAGTTTCTCTTTCCAGTTTTTGATATTAGAATAAATTTGCAATTGTTACAGCTCTTTGAATGGATGCTACAGAATGAAAAAGTCAGTGCATCATCCTATAGCAGCTATATAAAGTTCATGGGAAAGAGCCTCAATCCTGTAAAAGCACTAGAAATATACAATAACATTCAAGATGAATCAACCAAAAAGAATGTTCACATATGCAATTCTGTTCTTGGTAGTCTGATCAGGAGTGGCAAGTTTGATGTCAGCTTTAAGTTATTTGACCAGATGAAGCAGAATGGTTTAACGCCAGATGCTGTCACATATAGTACGGTATGCATTTCAATGTATCATGCAATGTTGGTTTCCTTggcatttcaaacaaaagtttttTCTTACAAAATGATAACATACAGAGGATATGCGCTGAATCTTTGATCAAGGAGTGAATTCAATGAtaagaattgaaaattaaaatactGTTTTACTGGGAAATCATAATTGTCCTTGGCTGACGATGCTAcgtaaaaatgaaaattattaaAACAAGAGAACTGTTTGTGGATAAGGAGTTCTCATCCAAAATTGCATTCCGTAAGAATAACATTAACACATAGTGATTGTGATTATGATTCATTTTAACTAATTTCCCAGTGGCTTGTTCTTTGTGGCCTCACTTACTTAAAGAGAAATGCTTATGTTGTGCTATTCCAGAGTCCTGCAGACTGCAGTGCATTACGCAAGGAATTTATTTTTGGTAGAGATGTCTGGAGAGATGTGTTGGGATGGAAATTTTCTGGGTTTAATGAATTGGAAGCAATACAGGGGTTCTTTGAGAATGTGCTTGGGAAGGAGATGGAGCATTTATGGGATAGGGTgtgtttttggggttttttttattgtggGCAGATGTAACTTCAAAGTTTAGAGAGCTATCCTTTATTGTATCAGATTTGACAACATTTATTAGGTAGTTTTCTggaaatgatgtggttgtcttGATGCAACTTCTTTAGGATGGAATTGTTGATGTAGATTCCTTATTTATTTGTTCCCTGAAGTGGATTTCTTGTTCGCTACTTTTGGactgccttttttttcttttaccgtTAATGAATAGGTCTGTTCCTGACAAAAAAagtatcattaaaactcaaaatataAACTAGCAGTTAtcataaatgaatgaaatataaaaaatcTAACAACTTAATAACTTATACAATACATGTTAATTTTCGGAATAGctctttgtttcttcaagtGAAATTGTTATATGATTTACTAGTATATTGTGTAAGACGAAAGTATAAAAGCTTTCCCAGTGACATTTCCTAATTCCTACTTTATATGAAGTACACTTATTAATAAATTTTCTAAGAGAAACTTGAAAGATTGTGAGCTGTCATGATTAACATATGACTACATTAATTTCATAAACGAAATAAGAAACGTCTAATGCCAGCTAGCAACAATACATGTTAATTTTCTGAACATCCGTTTGTTTTTCTGATAAGTAAAACCTGTTCAATACTAAATTGCTTATTCATATGTTTGACCTGCATTACTATTAATCTACTATTATCTTAGCTGCTTGCAGGTTGCAGCAAACTCAAAAATGGTTATAATAAGGCATTAGAATTTGTTCAAGAATTGCAGCGTAATGAGCTGCAGATGGACAGTGTAATTTATGGTACACTTTTAGCTGTCTGTGCATCTAATAATAAATTGGAGGAAGCAGAAGGTTATTTTAAGAAGATGAAGGATGAGGGTCATTCACCAAATGTCTACCACTACAGCTCTTTGCTTAATGCGTACTCTATGAGAGGGAACTACAAGGAGGCTGATGTTTTGGTTCAAGATATGAAATCTGCAGGGTTAGTACCAAATAAGGTTTGTTCATGTTTAACTGCTATACATGATTACCTCATTCCAAAGTTCATTAGTTACTTCTATCACTGATATCTCTTGTTGTAAGAGTTCTACACTAAAGGATGTAAGAATAGATCATATAACACATACGCATGGTTTGAGATGGCTACATTTTGGTTGCACCAAATACAGAATAAGGTCCAATCTTGATCACTAAAAGTCTTACTCCGAAAAAGCAGTACCCTGATTGACAATGTTACAGGTCTTAATCTTTTTGGTTCTAGCTGGAAATGAGTGTGCATAGTAGATTATAGTAACTCATTCACTCTGTTACTTCGTATTGCAACTTCACGATTTTATGTAAAAATTCttcctataaaaaaattatacatgaaaattttgattaatcACTCATCAGTCTACAATTTTGTCTTCACCTACGTACTCTTCATTTGGTCTTCATGCTTCTCAACATATTGGATATTTAGTATTAGCTTGCAGATCTGTAAATGCTTGGTTGGTAAAGATAAAATAAGAGTTGTACTTATTTTATGCAAAGGTGCAAGCTTAGAACTTCTTATTCTTTGCTTAATTTTTGTGTACTTCAAAGATTTTAGTGATAATATCTTCTCCTACTGCAAGTGCTCGCAGGTTATTTTGACAACTTTATTGAAGGTTTATGTCAGAGGGGGGCTGTTTGAAAAATCAAGAGAACTATTAGGTGAACTGGAAGCTTTGGGTTATGCTGAAGACGAGGTACACGAGTACTTTTCATCTAACTCATTAGTTTAAAAAGCCAAGATGTTGTCAGTTTGCCCTGCTATGGTTTTCTCTATGGAAAATAAGTGCTTTAGAGCCAAATAGAGTAGCTTATAGAATGTCaatattatttaatttgcaCCAGATAATCTAATAAATTAAGTAAGAAACTCTCAAAAACAAATTCAGGGCAACAATGTGGTTTGACAATGAAATACCATAAATCGTTGTAGATACCATTTGTAAGGCTTTAATACCATAGATACAATTTATAGGGGTTTGATTTTGTAGTTACCATTTGAAACCTTTGTTTGCTTGCTTACACAGATAGTATTAACTTTTATCTGATTGATTTTATTCCCTCGAGTCATTCCCTTAAAGTAGGTCATGAAACATATTGAGTAAAATGCTTTGTGGTTTTCTCTTGGAATGAGCTTTCTGTGTCTTATCCTAACATCTTGTGCTTGCTGAATTGGTAAAAATATCTAGTAATGATTATTTTGTTTACACTAATGTGTTGTTTTCGTGTCACATACTGGACCCCTACAATCTGACAATCCAGCTATCATTTGTTACTTCTAGTTCTAGGAACttgatttattttctttttggtctTGTAACATTTGTGGCTATGACTTATTTGTAGATGCCGTACTGTTTATTGATGGATGCCCTTGCGAAGGCTGGGCGAATACATGAAGCTAAGTTGGTTTTTCAAGAAATGAAGGAGAAGTCCGTCCGATCAGGTAAGTTTTATCAGAGACAAATTCTCAAACTTTTCTGTACTCAAAATATGCATATTATTGTATCATACACATGCTGCACTAAAAGCCTCAGGGGAAGCTGAATTATGCATTGTCTTCCAATGTTCAAAAGCATACGTGTAGGTTCTCAACCAAGCTATTAATGCTACAGGTCTTTACAAATGATATGCACAAGATAGGAGCTCTTAAGTTACCCTAAGTAACTTAAAACTTGTGCATGAATCCCTTTTCCAAAAAAATAAGTGACAGTCTGGGAAAAGTATAGATGTTTTTGGAGTTTTGGTAGATACTTGCACTGAACACTGTATTTCTTGTAGGATTTTTCTTACTAACAGAAGTTTAAGTTTCTATCTTTACAACTGAAATTGTTTTGATTATCTATTCTTGCACCTTGCAGATGGCTATTCTTACAGTATCATGATTTCCGCTTTCTGCCGAGGTGGGCTTCTGGAAGATGCAAAGCAGCTGGCAAAGGATTTTGAAGGAACCCATGATAGATATGATTTAGTTATGTTGAATACAATGATCTGTGCCTATTGCAG
This window contains:
- the LOC103402385 gene encoding pentatricopeptide repeat-containing protein At1g10910, chloroplastic gives rise to the protein MEVTSVQGVAGGVQHVLCGPSSPISSLSILSPTPWRSARAKNSHLCCATTLVGEAPNNGSNRVPKRHSKHYLARQSAIVQVQDSSDLGSALTRLGGSLTVQDLNAIIRHLGTKKRWHDLSQLFEWMLQNEKVSASSYSSYIKFMGKSLNPVKALEIYNNIQDESTKKNVHICNSVLGSLIRSGKFDVSFKLFDQMKQNGLTPDAVTYSTLLAGCSKLKNGYNKALEFVQELQRNELQMDSVIYGTLLAVCASNNKLEEAEGYFKKMKDEGHSPNVYHYSSLLNAYSMRGNYKEADVLVQDMKSAGLVPNKVILTTLLKVYVRGGLFEKSRELLGELEALGYAEDEMPYCLLMDALAKAGRIHEAKLVFQEMKEKSVRSDGYSYSIMISAFCRGGLLEDAKQLAKDFEGTHDRYDLVMLNTMICAYCRAGDMDSVMEMMRKMDELKITPDYNTFHILIKYFCKEKLYLLAYQTMEDMHNKGHQPDEELCSSLMFLLGKIRAYSEAYSVYNMLRYSKRTMCKALHEKILHILVAGQLLRDAYVVVKDNAGLISKPAIKKFATAFMKLGNINLINDVLKAVDASGCKIDQGLFQMAISRYVSLPEKKDMLFQMLQWMPGQGYVADSATRNVILKNSHLFGRQQIAEILSKQHMISKASKSREKEKRV